In Haematospirillum jordaniae, a single window of DNA contains:
- a CDS encoding type II toxin-antitoxin system HicB family antitoxin yields the protein MRYYIGVVHQDENSAYGIHFPDVPGCFSAADTLDELLPNAAEAVALHLEGERIPRARSLEVVRRLRDVQADLKNGAFLLAVPFIHLTGRTVRANITMDAGLLDATDQAAKERGLTRSAFLADLARREMGIPAASQDYTIAEEGAPRPQKPRRLTMR from the coding sequence ATGCGTTATTACATCGGTGTTGTTCACCAAGATGAAAACAGTGCCTACGGGATACACTTTCCGGATGTCCCCGGATGTTTCTCAGCCGCCGACACGCTGGATGAGCTTCTTCCCAATGCCGCCGAGGCTGTGGCCCTACACCTGGAGGGAGAGCGCATACCGCGTGCCCGCTCCCTTGAGGTCGTGCGACGGCTGCGGGATGTTCAGGCAGATTTAAAAAATGGAGCTTTTCTGCTGGCCGTGCCGTTTATCCATCTGACCGGGCGCACGGTGCGCGCCAATATCACCATGGATGCCGGATTACTGGACGCCACGGACCAGGCCGCCAAGGAGCGAGGCCTTACACGATCGGCCTTTCTTGCTGATCTGGCCCGGCGCGAAATGGGAATTCCCGCAGCATCTCAAGACTACACAATCGCTGAAGAGGGCGCGCCCCGGCCTCAGAAGCCCCGCCGCCTCACCATGCGCTGA
- a CDS encoding phage portal protein gives MSLETFTFGDPLPAIDQRDIMGLFHSAWSGKWYEPPMSFEGLAKALNSNPHHQSAIHYKASLLASRFRPSRLLSRQDFRRLALDFLVLGNAWVERRQNRLGSTLRLQPTVGRWTRVTRDGAVVLHEGQDYAIRAPHVLHLMNIDIHQEIYGMPDYTAALQSAFLNEAATLFRRRYYLNGTHAGFILYISDPLNSQDDVEKLRDQMKGAKGIGNFKNMLLYAPSGKKDGVQLIPISEVAAKDEFFSMKNVTRDDILAAHRVPPQLLGIVPSNAGGFGSVENAAAVFIDNEIKPLMTAFEVVNDWCGEQAVAWIEA, from the coding sequence ATGAGTTTGGAAACCTTTACCTTTGGCGACCCCCTTCCGGCCATCGACCAAAGAGACATAATGGGCCTCTTCCATTCCGCGTGGTCCGGCAAGTGGTATGAACCGCCCATGAGCTTTGAAGGCTTGGCTAAAGCGCTGAATTCCAATCCACACCACCAGAGCGCCATACACTACAAGGCGTCACTGCTTGCATCACGATTCAGACCGAGCCGCCTTTTATCGCGACAGGACTTCCGGCGGCTGGCACTGGATTTTCTTGTGCTTGGAAATGCGTGGGTCGAACGCCGTCAAAACCGCCTTGGCTCGACACTCCGTCTCCAGCCAACGGTGGGACGCTGGACGCGCGTGACACGAGATGGCGCGGTTGTCCTTCACGAGGGGCAGGATTATGCGATCCGCGCCCCCCATGTCCTGCACCTGATGAATATCGACATCCACCAAGAAATCTACGGTATGCCGGACTACACCGCTGCCTTGCAGAGCGCATTTCTGAACGAAGCCGCAACCCTGTTCCGGCGGCGCTATTACCTGAACGGCACACACGCGGGCTTTATTCTTTACATTAGTGATCCGCTCAACAGCCAGGATGACGTGGAGAAGCTGCGGGACCAGATGAAAGGGGCCAAGGGCATCGGGAATTTCAAAAACATGCTCTTGTACGCCCCGAGCGGCAAGAAAGATGGCGTACAACTGATCCCTATTTCTGAGGTCGCCGCCAAGGACGAATTTTTCAGCATGAAAAACGTGACGCGGGACGACATTCTGGCCGCCCATCGCGTCCCGCCACAACTCCTTGGTATCGTGCCTTCGAACGCCGGTGGATTTGGATCTGTCGAGAATGCTGCCGCCGTTTTCATCGACAACGAGATCAAACCGTTAATGACGGCATTTGAAGTGGTCAATGACTGGTGCGGTGAACAGGCTGTTGCGTGGATCGAAGCATAA
- a CDS encoding terminase large subunit domain-containing protein, protein MTCLTDSIETDTSTRLIARNLFWQGYTVAEISRTLSQPYGTIDAWKRRDAWQDAPILTRIEGHVETRLMRLVVKEQKTDSDLAEIDNLARILERTARIQRFKTTGRESDLNPALENRAKGRRRKREEQNAISDEQVCTLRHDFHANLFDYQKYWHSVRHNRARNILKSRQIGATWYFAREAFLDAVETGDNQIFLSASKAQAHVFRSYIVQWAKDAAGIELKGDPIVLANGATLYFLGTNSKTAQSYHGHVYLDEYSWIAKFLEFRKVASAMATHKKWRLTYFSTPSVIGRDAHAFWSGAAWNKGRAKADKVDLDTSHTALKAGATGPDGQWRQIVTIEDAEAGGCNLFDIPNLRQEYNEQDFRNLFLCEWVDDTTSFFTFEEMRRCMVDSWDEWSDFAPDLARPFGDNPVWIGYDPAQTADNASVVVVAPPAMDGGKFRVIEKLFVNGQDFQEQANRIETLTRRYNVAHIGIDTTTIGAGVYEMVRRFFPQARAITYSVEVKTRMVLKTKQLVTRRRLEFDAGWTDVAAAFMAIRRTTTASGRQTTFSAGRTKETGHADVAWAVMHAIDRLDFDGFEKAEGSSHGFMEFF, encoded by the coding sequence AACGGACACCTCAACGCGCCTAATTGCCCGAAATCTGTTCTGGCAGGGCTACACGGTTGCGGAAATATCCCGCACTTTGTCCCAGCCCTACGGCACCATTGACGCCTGGAAACGCCGGGATGCATGGCAGGACGCGCCGATACTGACGCGCATAGAGGGGCACGTTGAAACCCGCCTTATGCGACTGGTGGTCAAGGAGCAGAAGACAGATTCCGACCTTGCGGAGATTGACAATCTTGCACGCATTCTGGAGCGCACGGCCCGCATACAACGCTTCAAGACAACGGGCCGGGAGTCCGACCTCAACCCGGCCCTTGAGAACCGGGCAAAGGGACGGCGCCGGAAGCGGGAGGAGCAAAACGCCATCAGCGATGAGCAGGTCTGCACTTTGCGCCACGATTTTCACGCCAATCTGTTTGACTACCAGAAGTACTGGCACAGCGTGCGCCATAACCGGGCGCGCAACATTTTGAAGTCTCGTCAAATTGGTGCCACGTGGTATTTCGCACGGGAAGCGTTTCTCGATGCGGTAGAAACCGGCGATAACCAGATCTTCCTGAGCGCCTCAAAAGCACAGGCACATGTTTTCAGGAGCTACATCGTTCAGTGGGCCAAGGATGCTGCCGGTATAGAACTGAAAGGCGATCCTATTGTTCTTGCCAACGGGGCCACACTTTATTTTTTGGGTACCAACAGCAAAACCGCACAGTCCTACCATGGACACGTATACCTCGATGAGTACTCGTGGATCGCAAAATTCCTGGAATTCCGGAAAGTCGCATCAGCCATGGCGACGCACAAAAAGTGGCGACTGACTTATTTCTCGACGCCATCCGTAATCGGCAGGGATGCTCACGCCTTCTGGTCCGGGGCCGCCTGGAACAAGGGGCGGGCGAAGGCAGACAAGGTTGACTTGGATACCTCGCACACAGCCCTCAAGGCGGGGGCCACGGGACCGGATGGGCAGTGGCGGCAGATTGTTACAATTGAAGATGCAGAGGCGGGCGGCTGTAACCTGTTCGATATTCCGAACCTCAGGCAGGAATACAACGAACAGGATTTCAGGAACCTGTTCCTGTGCGAATGGGTTGATGACACCACCTCGTTCTTCACCTTCGAGGAAATGCGCCGGTGCATGGTGGACAGCTGGGACGAATGGAGCGATTTCGCCCCGGACCTTGCCCGCCCCTTTGGCGACAATCCGGTATGGATTGGTTACGATCCTGCCCAAACCGCTGACAACGCCTCTGTGGTGGTGGTCGCACCTCCGGCCATGGATGGCGGCAAATTCCGGGTTATCGAAAAACTATTTGTTAACGGTCAGGATTTTCAGGAGCAGGCAAACCGCATTGAAACACTGACCCGACGCTACAACGTAGCGCACATCGGCATTGACACCACAACCATTGGCGCTGGTGTTTACGAAATGGTGCGCCGTTTCTTTCCGCAGGCCCGCGCCATTACCTACAGCGTCGAAGTAAAAACCAGAATGGTCCTGAAAACCAAGCAGTTGGTTACCCGTCGGCGTCTGGAGTTCGACGCGGGTTGGACCGATGTTGCCGCCGCTTTCATGGCCATTCGCCGCACCACAACAGCTTCTGGACGGCAAACAACTTTTTCCGCCGGTCGGACCAAGGAAACGGGACACGCCGACGTGGCATGGGCCGTGATGCATGCAATAGATCGCCTGGATTTCGACGGCTTTGAAAAGGCCGAGGGATCTTCGCACGGATTCATGGAGTTTTTCTGA